The following proteins come from a genomic window of Caldisericia bacterium:
- the rplT gene encoding 50S ribosomal protein L20, whose product MSRVKGGPYTRRRRKKILKLAKGFRGAASVRYRVAREAVEHALHYSYVGRRLKKRDMRRLWITRISAALKEFGVSYSRFIYGLKKAAINLNRKMLSELAIHDKESFAFLVEKAKENLG is encoded by the coding sequence ATGAGTAGGGTTAAAGGTGGTCCATATACAAGAAGAAGGAGAAAAAAGATTCTTAAACTTGCTAAAGGTTTTAGAGGTGCAGCATCTGTAAGATATAGAGTTGCAAGAGAGGCAGTAGAACATGCACTACACTATTCTTATGTAGGAAGAAGATTAAAGAAAAGAGATATGAGGAGATTATGGATAACAAGAATTTCAGCTGCACTTAAAGAATTTGGTGTCTCATATTCAAGATTTATATATGGGCTTAAAAAGGCTGCAATAAATTTAAATAGAAAGATGCTATCTGAACTTGCCATTCATGACAAGGAGAGTTTTGCTTTTCTTGTCGAAAAGGCAAAGGAGAATTTAGGTTAA
- the rpmI gene encoding 50S ribosomal protein L35, translating into MPKIKLPKTAKKRFKITATGKILRNRTGHSHHLEKKSSRKKVKQLRYKEVSKEDRNLVKKLLGLGG; encoded by the coding sequence ATGCCCAAGATAAAGTTACCGAAAACAGCAAAGAAGAGGTTTAAAATAACTGCAACTGGAAAAATATTAAGAAATAGAACTGGACATTCACACCACCTTGAAAAGAAAAGTTCAAGAAAAAAGGTGAAACAGTTGAGGTATAAAGAAGTTTCTAAAGAAGATAGAAATCTTGTAAAAAAACTACTTGGTTTAGGAGGTTAA
- the infC gene encoding translation initiation factor IF-3, whose product MKEFSLRVNRAIKAKEVRLIDSDGKQLGIYPIQEALQIAEDKGLDLVEINPDANPPVCKILDYGKFKYEMTKKKKEAKKKQVTFDVKNLELRPFIGKGDLEYKIKNAKDWLIDGDKVKVSVIFRGRELSYKDKGFEIINEVIKELSPVGMVEKEPFFQGKKIECLIGPIKKGGLKDAQDKVTENSKEEV is encoded by the coding sequence ATTAAAGAGTTTTCTCTTAGAGTTAATAGGGCGATTAAGGCAAAAGAGGTGAGACTTATAGATAGTGATGGTAAACAGTTAGGCATTTATCCAATTCAAGAAGCATTACAAATAGCAGAAGATAAAGGACTTGATCTTGTTGAAATCAATCCAGATGCTAATCCTCCAGTTTGTAAAATTCTGGATTATGGAAAATTTAAGTATGAGATGACTAAAAAGAAAAAAGAAGCCAAAAAGAAACAGGTTACTTTTGATGTTAAAAATCTTGAGTTAAGACCATTTATAGGAAAGGGTGATCTAGAGTATAAAATTAAAAATGCAAAAGATTGGCTTATTGATGGTGATAAGGTTAAGGTTAGTGTAATTTTTAGGGGAAGGGAACTCTCATATAAGGATAAAGGGTTTGAAATTATTAATGAAGTTATAAAAGAGTTATCACCTGTTGGAATGGTTGAAAAGGAGCCATTCTTTCAGGGTAAAAAAATAGAGTGTCTAATAGGTCCAATCAAAAAAGGAGGTTTAAAAGATGCCCAAGATAAAGTTACCGAAAACAGCAAAGAAGAGGTTTAA
- the thrS gene encoding threonine--tRNA ligase translates to MKIDIFVENLNENFQIEEGENLFHLLNVLLLNSNSQFVGALVNDNEIVDFYYIPKKGDKIKFLKLQEPEALDILNHSTSHILAYAVKSLFKNALLGIGPSIKNGFYYDFLVDNPFTPEDLERIENRMKEILKITLPFEREQIDKETARNLFKDEKFKLELIDEIEDDFVSIYKVGEFIDLCKGPHLPNTSFIKHFKLLSSSSSYWKGDEKREVLQRIYGTSFFDEESLTNYLERLKEIEKRDHRRLGKELDLFSIHPDEAGPGLIFFHPKGAMIRKIIEDFEREEHLKRGYQFVYTPHIYREKLWEISGHMSYYKENMFTGINIEDVQYLVKPMNCPGHILIYKSKTRSYKELPLRFFELGTVYRYERSGVLHGLLRVRGFTQDDAHIFCTEEQLEDEIIGVLDFALYMMNTFGFRNFEIFLSTRPEKYVGTLELWDKATEALKKALEDKGVDYKIDPGEGVFYGPKIDIKLKDSLDRLWQGPTIQVDFNLPQRFNLKYMGKDGREYTPVMIHRVVLGSIERFFGALIENYAGNFPLWLSPVQIKLITVTQDVEDYGKLLYNKLLENGFRVETDFSDENLQEKIKRGETEKVPYIFVIGKKEKEKEMISVRKKGEGNLGMFDLDTILEKLKKEVLEKK, encoded by the coding sequence ATGAAAATAGATATTTTTGTTGAAAACTTGAATGAAAATTTTCAAATTGAAGAAGGTGAAAATCTTTTTCATTTGCTAAACGTTTTACTATTAAATAGTAATTCACAATTTGTTGGTGCATTGGTTAATGATAATGAAATTGTTGACTTTTATTATATTCCAAAAAAGGGTGATAAGATAAAATTTCTGAAACTCCAAGAGCCTGAGGCACTTGATATTTTAAATCACTCAACATCTCACATTCTTGCATATGCTGTTAAATCTCTATTTAAAAATGCACTTCTTGGAATTGGACCTTCGATAAAAAATGGTTTTTATTATGATTTTTTAGTTGATAACCCATTCACTCCTGAAGATTTAGAAAGAATAGAAAACAGAATGAAAGAAATTTTAAAAATCACTCTTCCATTTGAAAGAGAGCAAATTGATAAAGAAACTGCAAGAAATTTGTTTAAGGATGAGAAATTTAAACTTGAACTTATAGATGAAATTGAAGATGATTTTGTATCAATTTATAAAGTTGGTGAATTTATTGATCTATGCAAAGGACCACACCTTCCAAATACAAGTTTTATAAAGCACTTCAAACTTTTATCATCTTCATCAAGTTATTGGAAAGGTGACGAAAAAAGGGAAGTTTTACAAAGAATTTATGGAACATCATTTTTTGATGAGGAGTCTTTAACAAATTATCTAGAAAGATTAAAAGAAATTGAGAAAAGAGATCATAGAAGATTAGGAAAAGAGTTAGATCTTTTTAGCATTCATCCAGACGAAGCTGGGCCAGGTTTAATATTTTTCCATCCAAAGGGAGCAATGATAAGAAAAATAATTGAAGATTTTGAAAGAGAGGAACATTTAAAAAGAGGTTATCAATTTGTTTATACCCCACATATTTATAGAGAAAAACTTTGGGAAATATCTGGTCATATGTCATATTATAAAGAAAATATGTTCACAGGAATAAATATTGAAGATGTCCAATATCTTGTAAAGCCAATGAATTGCCCAGGACACATTTTGATTTATAAATCAAAAACAAGAAGTTATAAAGAGTTACCTTTAAGATTTTTTGAACTAGGAACTGTATATAGATATGAAAGATCTGGAGTTCTTCATGGACTTTTAAGAGTAAGAGGATTTACTCAAGATGATGCTCATATATTTTGCACTGAAGAGCAACTAGAAGATGAAATAATTGGTGTTTTAGATTTTGCTCTTTATATGATGAATACATTTGGATTTAGAAATTTTGAAATATTTTTGTCAACCAGACCAGAAAAATATGTGGGAACACTAGAACTTTGGGATAAAGCAACAGAAGCACTTAAAAAAGCGCTTGAAGATAAGGGTGTAGATTATAAAATTGATCCAGGTGAGGGTGTATTTTATGGTCCAAAAATTGACATAAAACTTAAAGATTCATTAGATAGATTATGGCAAGGCCCAACAATTCAAGTCGATTTCAATCTACCTCAGAGGTTTAACTTAAAATATATGGGTAAAGATGGTAGAGAATATACACCTGTAATGATACATAGAGTTGTTCTTGGTTCAATTGAAAGATTCTTTGGTGCACTTATTGAAAATTATGCAGGAAACTTCCCTCTTTGGCTATCACCTGTTCAAATAAAACTTATAACTGTTACTCAAGATGTTGAAGATTATGGAAAATTATTATATAATAAACTTCTTGAAAATGGATTTAGAGTTGAGACTGATTTTTCTGATGAAAACCTTCAAGAAAAGATCAAAAGAGGAGAAACAGAGAAGGTGCCTTATATATTTGTTATAGGAAAAAAAGAAAAAGAAAAAGAAATGATCTCTGTTAGAAAGAAAGGCGAAGGAAATTTAGGTATGTTTGATTTAGATACAATTTTAGAAAAACTTAAAAAGGAGGTATTAGAGAAAAAGTGA
- a CDS encoding PQQ-binding-like beta-propeller repeat protein, translating into MKKILTIILIFIIFLSFKLWAKGETEWNTYRGNNLRWGYGESNFSPPLMEGAYYIGNATFTSPIYADGKIFVGSGDKNLYCFDEETLKPLWTYETDGAIIGAPAYDDGKIYFGTVDGYFFCLDITNPQKYLWRYNTYSKIYTSPLVLGNIVYFGVETGLVYALNKFNGKEVWNSPFTTNGKINSSIAGDDTSIFFISQDGYLYAVHPLTGELLWKRTVGPNVKATPVIKGNYVYILNFQGQLLAINRLTRNQDWYYSLNQDTTTTPAISGDLAIVVGNNGRVACVDLKTGKARWEKSLGGKFDTSPVVTDRYIFIGDNSSTLYMLSIENGTTLWFTKYEKGFYNDFCIQNNKLYTPMLDNSLRYFISQPPPFLTVEPLTLDFGEVDVNSKKTLSFIIKNKGGGTLTGKISAENFYWIKVFPTEFSANEVIVNVTVDTTGFSMETEYKGKIIIKSNGGDAEVSVILKTKSLPPKLSVTPKLIDYGNINKGDKKVIQIQIKNLGGGKLFGTLSTDVNWIQFETINFEGNDIKVNVTLNAENLIVGQRYKGLIYVESNGGKETIEIYINVVEPNPILFVDTNTLNFGEVKKGDSPSKIFVISNKGGGTLSGTISTLDDFIILSTKTFSGNEVRVTVTLKTDNLIEDKLYVGKIEINTQWGKATIEVYVKILKREETVQKVVIILQIGNKVIYVNNQPQIIDVPPQIIEGRTLLPIRYVVEPLGAKIFWDDVEKRVTIEFKDITIDLWIGKALAKVNGKETPIDPNNPKVVPMIIKGRTMLPVRFVAENLGCKVDWDGATKTITITYPKD; encoded by the coding sequence ATGAAAAAAATTTTAACAATCATTTTAATTTTTATAATTTTTCTATCCTTTAAATTATGGGCTAAAGGAGAGACTGAATGGAATACATATAGAGGTAATAATTTAAGATGGGGCTATGGTGAATCGAATTTCTCTCCACCTTTAATGGAAGGGGCTTATTATATTGGAAATGCTACTTTTACATCTCCAATATATGCGGATGGTAAAATTTTTGTTGGTTCAGGAGATAAAAATTTATACTGTTTTGATGAAGAGACACTAAAGCCTCTATGGACATATGAAACAGATGGAGCAATAATTGGTGCACCTGCGTATGATGATGGAAAAATTTATTTTGGAACTGTTGATGGATATTTTTTCTGTCTTGATATAACTAATCCTCAAAAATATCTTTGGAGATATAATACTTATTCAAAAATTTATACATCTCCTTTAGTTTTAGGAAATATAGTCTATTTTGGAGTAGAGACAGGGCTTGTTTATGCATTAAATAAATTTAATGGAAAAGAAGTATGGAATTCACCTTTCACAACAAATGGAAAAATTAATTCTTCAATTGCTGGAGATGATACATCTATATTCTTTATTTCTCAAGACGGATATTTATATGCAGTTCATCCATTAACTGGTGAATTATTATGGAAAAGAACAGTTGGTCCAAATGTTAAAGCAACACCAGTTATAAAAGGTAATTATGTTTATATTTTGAACTTTCAAGGACAACTTTTAGCAATAAATAGATTAACTCGAAATCAAGATTGGTACTACTCTTTAAATCAAGATACAACCACTACACCAGCAATTTCTGGTGATCTTGCAATAGTTGTTGGAAATAATGGAAGGGTAGCCTGTGTTGATTTAAAAACTGGAAAAGCAAGATGGGAGAAAAGTTTGGGAGGCAAGTTTGATACTTCACCTGTTGTTACAGATAGATATATTTTTATTGGAGACAACTCATCAACTTTATATATGTTATCAATTGAGAATGGAACAACTCTATGGTTTACAAAATATGAAAAAGGTTTTTATAATGATTTTTGTATTCAAAATAATAAATTATATACACCCATGCTTGATAATTCATTAAGATATTTTATTTCTCAACCTCCACCATTTTTGACAGTTGAACCATTAACTCTTGATTTTGGAGAAGTTGATGTAAACTCAAAAAAAACTTTAAGTTTTATAATAAAAAATAAAGGAGGAGGAACCTTAACTGGTAAAATTTCTGCTGAGAATTTCTATTGGATTAAAGTTTTTCCAACAGAATTTTCTGCAAATGAGGTTATAGTTAATGTAACAGTAGATACAACAGGATTTTCTATGGAAACAGAATATAAAGGCAAAATCATTATTAAGTCAAATGGAGGAGATGCTGAGGTTTCTGTTATACTAAAGACAAAAAGTTTACCACCAAAGTTAAGTGTTACTCCTAAACTAATTGATTATGGAAATATAAATAAAGGAGATAAAAAAGTTATTCAGATTCAAATTAAAAATTTAGGTGGAGGAAAACTATTTGGTACACTTTCAACTGATGTTAATTGGATTCAATTTGAAACAATAAATTTTGAGGGAAATGATATAAAGGTTAATGTAACTCTTAATGCCGAAAATTTAATTGTTGGTCAAAGATATAAAGGTCTTATTTATGTTGAATCAAATGGAGGGAAAGAAACAATAGAAATTTATATAAATGTGGTTGAACCCAATCCAATTCTTTTTGTTGATACAAACACATTAAATTTTGGAGAGGTTAAAAAGGGTGATTCACCATCAAAAATATTTGTAATTTCAAATAAAGGTGGTGGAACACTGAGTGGAACAATTTCAACATTGGATGATTTTATTATTTTAAGTACAAAAACATTTTCTGGAAATGAAGTTAGAGTAACAGTTACACTTAAAACAGATAACCTCATTGAAGACAAATTATATGTTGGAAAAATTGAAATTAACACACAATGGGGTAAGGCGACCATTGAAGTTTATGTAAAGATATTGAAGAGAGAAGAAACAGTTCAAAAAGTAGTCATAATTTTACAAATTGGAAATAAAGTTATATATGTAAACAATCAACCACAAATTATTGATGTCCCACCACAGATAATTGAAGGAAGAACTCTTCTTCCAATAAGATATGTAGTTGAGCCACTTGGTGCAAAAATTTTCTGGGATGATGTTGAAAAAAGAGTAACAATTGAATTTAAAGATATTACTATAGATCTATGGATTGGAAAAGCACTAGCAAAAGTTAATGGTAAGGAAACTCCAATTGATCCAAATAATCCAAAAGTAGTACCTATGATTATTAAAGGAAGAACAATGCTTCCTGTAAGATTTGTTGCAGAAAATTTAGGTTGTAAAGTGGATTGGGATGGAGCAACAAAAACTATAACAATAACATATCCTAAAGATTAA
- the grpE gene encoding nucleotide exchange factor GrpE, translated as MEKRDDLTYALFKVLKEKEDELRKLKEEIKSLTLLIKKERRDLEYFQKKWQEEEKLRDIKNRGEIISSLLHIYDSIEGAKSKIKDENLLNGLLLIEKQFLDFLKKEGVEEIGNVGEKFDPSLHQVISIDITNKDEEDGVISEVYRKGYKIKNYLIRPAYVKVYKKEVN; from the coding sequence ATGGAAAAAAGAGATGATTTAACATATGCTCTTTTTAAAGTTCTAAAAGAAAAAGAGGATGAATTAAGAAAGTTGAAAGAAGAGATTAAATCTTTAACTCTCCTAATTAAAAAAGAGAGGAGAGATCTCGAATATTTTCAAAAAAAATGGCAAGAAGAAGAGAAGTTGAGGGATATCAAAAATAGAGGTGAAATTATATCTTCTCTTTTACATATATATGATAGTATTGAGGGGGCCAAGAGTAAAATTAAAGATGAAAATTTATTAAACGGACTTTTATTAATAGAAAAACAATTTTTGGATTTTCTTAAAAAAGAGGGAGTAGAAGAAATTGGAAATGTTGGAGAAAAGTTTGATCCATCCCTTCATCAAGTAATAAGTATTGATATTACAAATAAAGATGAAGAGGATGGAGTTATAAGTGAAGTTTATAGAAAAGGTTATAAGATAAAAAATTATCTTATAAGACCTGCTTATGTAAAAGTTTACAAAAAGGAGGTAAACTAA